One genomic region from Salvia hispanica cultivar TCC Black 2014 chromosome 2, UniMelb_Shisp_WGS_1.0, whole genome shotgun sequence encodes:
- the LOC125203443 gene encoding uncharacterized protein LOC125203443 isoform X5, with protein MEIVNMKEMRLTPNPTYHCPLVLHSTSIHSSIFHPVMMRAIISRLPGHFQRSLMRLLKNAEFEELSPRDLMLTSALNTDYLLTLPIYVDWKRASLSSVIVFRRGYTTERQKGLLIAEKLDYLQSKLLQNIIFLIAKPMGRLGVWLDEIFKSIIQIQDTAVLAKRFKRWLDDMPLSLKSYSYDGKIFDELEGIDIFSSEFPIWVAAQKAVTLYEGILSESGPRERLLRKFLAWVGLVPSIPEEAFDLHLDNSSSGSNLSPSFLPRISLSDIWKPASPRYCGNDIRKMLRTAVSVLFSRSILQEPAFQELILLYTENNEDSETPGQAEVPSLQMKIFERIPIPDLPVVFPHKQLSFRILDAVRLDAATILGLLAYFFSYKFVNILSSPSAIFLDAVAATAFGIYTFRVLLGYKQTRDRYQLLVNRTLYEKTVASGFGSIHFLLDASEQQQYKEAILVYATLLMAESDKVKSTKGIAHKCEAFMYDVFQEKVEMRVEKAIDTLLRLGLVVKNGVDEVNPIPCATASIILRNRWNTLIN; from the exons ATGGAGATAGTGAACATGAAGGAGATGAGACTGACTCCAAACCCAACCTATCATTGCCCTTTGGTTTTACACTCGACTTCAATTCACTCTTCGATTTTTCATCCAGTAATGATGAGAGCAATTATATCAAGGCTTCCAG GTCATTTTCAACGCTCTTTGATGAGACTGCTAAAAAATGCTGAGTTTGAAGAGTTGTCTCCCAGGGATTTGATGTTGACTTCTGCTCTAAATACTGATTATCTCCTCACATTGCCTATTTATGTTGACTGGAAAAGAGCATCACTGTCCAGTGTTATTGTATtcag GCGGGGATACACAACTGAGAGGCAGAAGGGCCTGCTAATTGCTGAAAAACTGGATTACTTGCAATCAAAGTTGTTGCAGAACATCATTTTTCTTATCGCTAAACCAATGGGGAGATTAGGTGTCTGGTTGGATGAG ATTTTCAAGAGCATTATACAGATACAAGATACAGCAGTTTTAGCCAAAAGATTTAAGCGTTGGCTTGACGACATGCCTCTTTCCCTGAAGTCCTATTCCtatgatggaaaaatatttgatgagCTTGAAGGAATAGACATCTTTTCCAGTGAGTTCCCAATCTGGGTGGCTGCACAGAAAGCAGTAACTCTTTATGAAGGAATTCTCTCAGAATCTGGTCCACGTGAGAGGCTCTTGAGGAAGTTTCTAGCATGGGTTGGCCTAGTACCATCAATTCCAGAGGAAGCATTTGACCTTCACTTGGACAATAGTAGTTCTGGATCCAATTTAAG TCCAAGTTTCCTACCAAGGATATCACTCAGTGACATATGGAAACCTGCATCCCCTAGATATTGTGGAAATGATATCAGGAAGATGTTAAGAACAGCCGTTTCAGTTCTATTCTCACGATCGATTCTCCAG GAGCCAGCATTCCAAGAATTAATCTTGCTATATACCGAGAACAATGAAGACAGTGAAACTCCAGGTCAAGCTGAGGTGCCTTCATTGCAAATGAAAATCTTTGAGAGAATTCCTATTCCAGATTTACCG GTTGTTTTCCCTCACAAGCAGCTGTCTTTCCGCATCCTTGATGCG GTACGGTTGGATGCTGCAACAATATTGGGTCTGCTGGCATACTTCTTCAGTTATAAATTTGTTAACATTTTATCTTCTCC ATCTGCAATATTTTTGGATGCAGTTGCAGCCACTGCATTCGGGATATATACGTTTCGTGTACTTTTGGGATACAAACAAACACGGGATAGATATCAA CTTCTGGTGAATAGGACGCTGTACGAGAAAACAGTAGCTAGCGGCTTTGGAtctattcattttcttcttgacGCTTCTGAGCAGCAGCAA TACAAAGAAGCCATCTTGGTGTACGCCACCCTACTTATGGCAGAGAGCGACAAG GTGAAAAGCACCAAAGGCATTGCCCATAAATGCGAGGCGTTCATGTATGATGTTTTCCAAGAGAAg GTGGAAATGAGAGTTGAGAAGGCTATAGACACACTGTTGAGGTTGGGTTTGGTAGTGAAAAATGGGGTCGACGAAGTAAACCCTATTCCATGCGCCACAGCTTCTATCATTCTCAGAAATAGGTGGAATACTCTTATCAACTAA
- the LOC125203443 gene encoding uncharacterized protein LOC125203443 isoform X4 translates to MSVSSQTLRYCFSPLSSSSSSSSNHQWRRAASIRCSPSPSLQEPLIPSRIQLHKPLPPSPNEDNPSNSSGIQVPRQRYISVSKSELLDAIVSSMFPSPEEATQFLSLSQCLDSILHAEHKTILEEMRCYYDDLTLSAKTNADDFPPVTNGDSEHEGDETDSKPNLSLPFGFTLDFNSLFDFSSSNDESNYIKASRTAIPGHFQRSLMRLLKNAEFEELSPRDLMLTSALNTDYLLTLPIYVDWKRASLSSVIVFRRGYTTERQKGLLIAEKLDYLQSKLLQNIIFLIAKPMGRLGVWLDEIFKSIIQIQDTAVLAKRFKRWLDDMPLSLKSYSYDGKIFDELEGIDIFSSEFPIWVAAQKAVTLYEGILSESGPRERLLRKFLAWVGLVPSIPEEAFDLHLDNSSSGSNLSPSFLPRISLSDIWKPASPRYCGNDIRKMLRTAVSVLFSRSILQEPAFQELILLYTENNEDSETPGQAEVPSLQMKIFERIPIPDLPVVFPHKQLSFRILDAVRLDAATILDLQYFWMQLQPLHSGYIRFVYFWDTNKHGIDIKTLYEKTVASGFGSIHFLLDASEQQQYKEAILVYATLLMAESDKVKSTKGIAHKCEAFMYDVFQEKVEMRVEKAIDTLLRLGLVVKNGVDEVNPIPCATASIILRNRWNTLIN, encoded by the exons ATGTCAGTATCTTCGCAGACTCTGCGCTACTGCTTCAGCCCTCtctcatcctcatcctcatcttCTTCCAATCACCAATGGCGCCGTGCTGCCTCCATTCGCtgctctccctctccctcgcTGCAGGAGCCTCTAATCCCCTCTCGAATTCAGCTGCATAAGCCTCTTCCGCCCTCGCCAAATGAAGATAACCCTAGCAATTCCTCCGGAATTCAGGTGCCGAGGCAGAGATACATCTCAGTTTCCAAATCCGAATTGCTAGACGCCATTGTCTCCTCTATGTTCCCCTCGCCGGAGGAAGCCactcaatttctctctctctccca aTGCTTGGATTCGATTCTTCACGCCGAACACAAAACCATTTTAGAGGAAATGAGATGTTACTATGATGACCTCACTCTTTCCGCCAAGACTAATGCTGATGATTTTCCACCTGTGACGAATGGAGATAGTGAACATGAAGGAGATGAGACTGACTCCAAACCCAACCTATCATTGCCCTTTGGTTTTACACTCGACTTCAATTCACTCTTCGATTTTTCATCCAGTAATGATGAGAGCAATTATATCAAGGCTTCCAG aactgCCATCCCAGGTCATTTTCAACGCTCTTTGATGAGACTGCTAAAAAATGCTGAGTTTGAAGAGTTGTCTCCCAGGGATTTGATGTTGACTTCTGCTCTAAATACTGATTATCTCCTCACATTGCCTATTTATGTTGACTGGAAAAGAGCATCACTGTCCAGTGTTATTGTATtcag GCGGGGATACACAACTGAGAGGCAGAAGGGCCTGCTAATTGCTGAAAAACTGGATTACTTGCAATCAAAGTTGTTGCAGAACATCATTTTTCTTATCGCTAAACCAATGGGGAGATTAGGTGTCTGGTTGGATGAG ATTTTCAAGAGCATTATACAGATACAAGATACAGCAGTTTTAGCCAAAAGATTTAAGCGTTGGCTTGACGACATGCCTCTTTCCCTGAAGTCCTATTCCtatgatggaaaaatatttgatgagCTTGAAGGAATAGACATCTTTTCCAGTGAGTTCCCAATCTGGGTGGCTGCACAGAAAGCAGTAACTCTTTATGAAGGAATTCTCTCAGAATCTGGTCCACGTGAGAGGCTCTTGAGGAAGTTTCTAGCATGGGTTGGCCTAGTACCATCAATTCCAGAGGAAGCATTTGACCTTCACTTGGACAATAGTAGTTCTGGATCCAATTTAAG TCCAAGTTTCCTACCAAGGATATCACTCAGTGACATATGGAAACCTGCATCCCCTAGATATTGTGGAAATGATATCAGGAAGATGTTAAGAACAGCCGTTTCAGTTCTATTCTCACGATCGATTCTCCAG GAGCCAGCATTCCAAGAATTAATCTTGCTATATACCGAGAACAATGAAGACAGTGAAACTCCAGGTCAAGCTGAGGTGCCTTCATTGCAAATGAAAATCTTTGAGAGAATTCCTATTCCAGATTTACCG GTTGTTTTCCCTCACAAGCAGCTGTCTTTCCGCATCCTTGATGCG GTACGGTTGGATGCTGCAACAATATTGG ATCTGCAATATTTTTGGATGCAGTTGCAGCCACTGCATTCGGGATATATACGTTTCGTGTACTTTTGGGATACAAACAAACACGGGATAGATATCAA GACGCTGTACGAGAAAACAGTAGCTAGCGGCTTTGGAtctattcattttcttcttgacGCTTCTGAGCAGCAGCAA TACAAAGAAGCCATCTTGGTGTACGCCACCCTACTTATGGCAGAGAGCGACAAG GTGAAAAGCACCAAAGGCATTGCCCATAAATGCGAGGCGTTCATGTATGATGTTTTCCAAGAGAAg GTGGAAATGAGAGTTGAGAAGGCTATAGACACACTGTTGAGGTTGGGTTTGGTAGTGAAAAATGGGGTCGACGAAGTAAACCCTATTCCATGCGCCACAGCTTCTATCATTCTCAGAAATAGGTGGAATACTCTTATCAACTAA
- the LOC125203443 gene encoding uncharacterized protein LOC125203443 isoform X1, with amino-acid sequence MSVSSQTLRYCFSPLSSSSSSSSNHQWRRAASIRCSPSPSLQEPLIPSRIQLHKPLPPSPNEDNPSNSSGIQVPRQRYISVSKSELLDAIVSSMFPSPEEATQFLSLSQCLDSILHAEHKTILEEMRCYYDDLTLSAKTNADDFPPVTNGDSEHEGDETDSKPNLSLPFGFTLDFNSLFDFSSSNDESNYIKASRTAIPGHFQRSLMRLLKNAEFEELSPRDLMLTSALNTDYLLTLPIYVDWKRASLSSVIVFRRGYTTERQKGLLIAEKLDYLQSKLLQNIIFLIAKPMGRLGVWLDEIFKSIIQIQDTAVLAKRFKRWLDDMPLSLKSYSYDGKIFDELEGIDIFSSEFPIWVAAQKAVTLYEGILSESGPRERLLRKFLAWVGLVPSIPEEAFDLHLDNSSSGSNLSPSFLPRISLSDIWKPASPRYCGNDIRKMLRTAVSVLFSRSILQEPAFQELILLYTENNEDSETPGQAEVPSLQMKIFERIPIPDLPVVFPHKQLSFRILDAVRLDAATILGLLAYFFSYKFVNILSSPSAIFLDAVAATAFGIYTFRVLLGYKQTRDRYQLLVNRTLYEKTVASGFGSIHFLLDASEQQQYKEAILVYATLLMAESDKVKSTKGIAHKCEAFMYDVFQEKVEMRVEKAIDTLLRLGLVVKNGVDEVNPIPCATASIILRNRWNTLIN; translated from the exons ATGTCAGTATCTTCGCAGACTCTGCGCTACTGCTTCAGCCCTCtctcatcctcatcctcatcttCTTCCAATCACCAATGGCGCCGTGCTGCCTCCATTCGCtgctctccctctccctcgcTGCAGGAGCCTCTAATCCCCTCTCGAATTCAGCTGCATAAGCCTCTTCCGCCCTCGCCAAATGAAGATAACCCTAGCAATTCCTCCGGAATTCAGGTGCCGAGGCAGAGATACATCTCAGTTTCCAAATCCGAATTGCTAGACGCCATTGTCTCCTCTATGTTCCCCTCGCCGGAGGAAGCCactcaatttctctctctctccca aTGCTTGGATTCGATTCTTCACGCCGAACACAAAACCATTTTAGAGGAAATGAGATGTTACTATGATGACCTCACTCTTTCCGCCAAGACTAATGCTGATGATTTTCCACCTGTGACGAATGGAGATAGTGAACATGAAGGAGATGAGACTGACTCCAAACCCAACCTATCATTGCCCTTTGGTTTTACACTCGACTTCAATTCACTCTTCGATTTTTCATCCAGTAATGATGAGAGCAATTATATCAAGGCTTCCAG aactgCCATCCCAGGTCATTTTCAACGCTCTTTGATGAGACTGCTAAAAAATGCTGAGTTTGAAGAGTTGTCTCCCAGGGATTTGATGTTGACTTCTGCTCTAAATACTGATTATCTCCTCACATTGCCTATTTATGTTGACTGGAAAAGAGCATCACTGTCCAGTGTTATTGTATtcag GCGGGGATACACAACTGAGAGGCAGAAGGGCCTGCTAATTGCTGAAAAACTGGATTACTTGCAATCAAAGTTGTTGCAGAACATCATTTTTCTTATCGCTAAACCAATGGGGAGATTAGGTGTCTGGTTGGATGAG ATTTTCAAGAGCATTATACAGATACAAGATACAGCAGTTTTAGCCAAAAGATTTAAGCGTTGGCTTGACGACATGCCTCTTTCCCTGAAGTCCTATTCCtatgatggaaaaatatttgatgagCTTGAAGGAATAGACATCTTTTCCAGTGAGTTCCCAATCTGGGTGGCTGCACAGAAAGCAGTAACTCTTTATGAAGGAATTCTCTCAGAATCTGGTCCACGTGAGAGGCTCTTGAGGAAGTTTCTAGCATGGGTTGGCCTAGTACCATCAATTCCAGAGGAAGCATTTGACCTTCACTTGGACAATAGTAGTTCTGGATCCAATTTAAG TCCAAGTTTCCTACCAAGGATATCACTCAGTGACATATGGAAACCTGCATCCCCTAGATATTGTGGAAATGATATCAGGAAGATGTTAAGAACAGCCGTTTCAGTTCTATTCTCACGATCGATTCTCCAG GAGCCAGCATTCCAAGAATTAATCTTGCTATATACCGAGAACAATGAAGACAGTGAAACTCCAGGTCAAGCTGAGGTGCCTTCATTGCAAATGAAAATCTTTGAGAGAATTCCTATTCCAGATTTACCG GTTGTTTTCCCTCACAAGCAGCTGTCTTTCCGCATCCTTGATGCG GTACGGTTGGATGCTGCAACAATATTGGGTCTGCTGGCATACTTCTTCAGTTATAAATTTGTTAACATTTTATCTTCTCC ATCTGCAATATTTTTGGATGCAGTTGCAGCCACTGCATTCGGGATATATACGTTTCGTGTACTTTTGGGATACAAACAAACACGGGATAGATATCAA CTTCTGGTGAATAGGACGCTGTACGAGAAAACAGTAGCTAGCGGCTTTGGAtctattcattttcttcttgacGCTTCTGAGCAGCAGCAA TACAAAGAAGCCATCTTGGTGTACGCCACCCTACTTATGGCAGAGAGCGACAAG GTGAAAAGCACCAAAGGCATTGCCCATAAATGCGAGGCGTTCATGTATGATGTTTTCCAAGAGAAg GTGGAAATGAGAGTTGAGAAGGCTATAGACACACTGTTGAGGTTGGGTTTGGTAGTGAAAAATGGGGTCGACGAAGTAAACCCTATTCCATGCGCCACAGCTTCTATCATTCTCAGAAATAGGTGGAATACTCTTATCAACTAA
- the LOC125203443 gene encoding uncharacterized protein LOC125203443 isoform X3, with product MSVSSQTLRYCFSPLSSSSSSSSNHQWRRAASIRCSPSPSLQEPLIPSRIQLHKPLPPSPNEDNPSNSSGIQVPRQRYISVSKSELLDAIVSSMFPSPEEATQFLSLSQCLDSILHAEHKTILEEMRCYYDDLTLSAKTNADDFPPVTNGDSEHEGDETDSKPNLSLPFGFTLDFNSLFDFSSSNDESNYIKASRTAIPGHFQRSLMRLLKNAEFEELSPRDLMLTSALNTDYLLTLPIYVDWKRASLSSVIVFRRGYTTERQKGLLIAEKLDYLQSKLLQNIIFLIAKPMGRLGVWLDEIFKSIIQIQDTAVLAKRFKRWLDDMPLSLKSYSYDGKIFDELEGIDIFSSEFPIWVAAQKAVTLYEGILSESGPRERLLRKFLAWVGLVPSIPEEAFDLHLDNSSSGSNLSPSFLPRISLSDIWKPASPRYCGNDIRKMLRTAVSVLFSRSILQEPAFQELILLYTENNEDSETPGQAEVPSLQMKIFERIPIPDLPVVFPHKQLSFRILDAVRLDAATILGLLAYFFNLQYFWMQLQPLHSGYIRFVYFWDTNKHGIDIKTLYEKTVASGFGSIHFLLDASEQQQYKEAILVYATLLMAESDKVKSTKGIAHKCEAFMYDVFQEKVEMRVEKAIDTLLRLGLVVKNGVDEVNPIPCATASIILRNRWNTLIN from the exons ATGTCAGTATCTTCGCAGACTCTGCGCTACTGCTTCAGCCCTCtctcatcctcatcctcatcttCTTCCAATCACCAATGGCGCCGTGCTGCCTCCATTCGCtgctctccctctccctcgcTGCAGGAGCCTCTAATCCCCTCTCGAATTCAGCTGCATAAGCCTCTTCCGCCCTCGCCAAATGAAGATAACCCTAGCAATTCCTCCGGAATTCAGGTGCCGAGGCAGAGATACATCTCAGTTTCCAAATCCGAATTGCTAGACGCCATTGTCTCCTCTATGTTCCCCTCGCCGGAGGAAGCCactcaatttctctctctctccca aTGCTTGGATTCGATTCTTCACGCCGAACACAAAACCATTTTAGAGGAAATGAGATGTTACTATGATGACCTCACTCTTTCCGCCAAGACTAATGCTGATGATTTTCCACCTGTGACGAATGGAGATAGTGAACATGAAGGAGATGAGACTGACTCCAAACCCAACCTATCATTGCCCTTTGGTTTTACACTCGACTTCAATTCACTCTTCGATTTTTCATCCAGTAATGATGAGAGCAATTATATCAAGGCTTCCAG aactgCCATCCCAGGTCATTTTCAACGCTCTTTGATGAGACTGCTAAAAAATGCTGAGTTTGAAGAGTTGTCTCCCAGGGATTTGATGTTGACTTCTGCTCTAAATACTGATTATCTCCTCACATTGCCTATTTATGTTGACTGGAAAAGAGCATCACTGTCCAGTGTTATTGTATtcag GCGGGGATACACAACTGAGAGGCAGAAGGGCCTGCTAATTGCTGAAAAACTGGATTACTTGCAATCAAAGTTGTTGCAGAACATCATTTTTCTTATCGCTAAACCAATGGGGAGATTAGGTGTCTGGTTGGATGAG ATTTTCAAGAGCATTATACAGATACAAGATACAGCAGTTTTAGCCAAAAGATTTAAGCGTTGGCTTGACGACATGCCTCTTTCCCTGAAGTCCTATTCCtatgatggaaaaatatttgatgagCTTGAAGGAATAGACATCTTTTCCAGTGAGTTCCCAATCTGGGTGGCTGCACAGAAAGCAGTAACTCTTTATGAAGGAATTCTCTCAGAATCTGGTCCACGTGAGAGGCTCTTGAGGAAGTTTCTAGCATGGGTTGGCCTAGTACCATCAATTCCAGAGGAAGCATTTGACCTTCACTTGGACAATAGTAGTTCTGGATCCAATTTAAG TCCAAGTTTCCTACCAAGGATATCACTCAGTGACATATGGAAACCTGCATCCCCTAGATATTGTGGAAATGATATCAGGAAGATGTTAAGAACAGCCGTTTCAGTTCTATTCTCACGATCGATTCTCCAG GAGCCAGCATTCCAAGAATTAATCTTGCTATATACCGAGAACAATGAAGACAGTGAAACTCCAGGTCAAGCTGAGGTGCCTTCATTGCAAATGAAAATCTTTGAGAGAATTCCTATTCCAGATTTACCG GTTGTTTTCCCTCACAAGCAGCTGTCTTTCCGCATCCTTGATGCG GTACGGTTGGATGCTGCAACAATATTGGGTCTGCTGGCATACTTCTTCA ATCTGCAATATTTTTGGATGCAGTTGCAGCCACTGCATTCGGGATATATACGTTTCGTGTACTTTTGGGATACAAACAAACACGGGATAGATATCAA GACGCTGTACGAGAAAACAGTAGCTAGCGGCTTTGGAtctattcattttcttcttgacGCTTCTGAGCAGCAGCAA TACAAAGAAGCCATCTTGGTGTACGCCACCCTACTTATGGCAGAGAGCGACAAG GTGAAAAGCACCAAAGGCATTGCCCATAAATGCGAGGCGTTCATGTATGATGTTTTCCAAGAGAAg GTGGAAATGAGAGTTGAGAAGGCTATAGACACACTGTTGAGGTTGGGTTTGGTAGTGAAAAATGGGGTCGACGAAGTAAACCCTATTCCATGCGCCACAGCTTCTATCATTCTCAGAAATAGGTGGAATACTCTTATCAACTAA
- the LOC125203443 gene encoding uncharacterized protein LOC125203443 isoform X2: MSVSSQTLRYCFSPLSSSSSSSSNHQWRRAASIRCSPSPSLQEPLIPSRIQLHKPLPPSPNEDNPSNSSGIQVPRQRYISVSKSELLDAIVSSMFPSPEEATQFLSLSQCLDSILHAEHKTILEEMRCYYDDLTLSAKTNADDFPPVTNGDSEHEGDETDSKPNLSLPFGFTLDFNSLFDFSSSNDESNYIKASRTAIPGHFQRSLMRLLKNAEFEELSPRDLMLTSALNTDYLLTLPIYVDWKRASLSSVIVFRRGYTTERQKGLLIAEKLDYLQSKLLQNIIFLIAKPMGRLGVWLDEIFKSIIQIQDTAVLAKRFKRWLDDMPLSLKSYSYDGKIFDELEGIDIFSSEFPIWVAAQKAVTLYEGILSESGPRERLLRKFLAWVGLVPSIPEEAFDLHLDNSSSGSNLSPSFLPRISLSDIWKPASPRYCGNDIRKMLRTAVSVLFSRSILQEPAFQELILLYTENNEDSETPGQAEVPSLQMKIFERIPIPDLPVVFPHKQLSFRILDAVRLDAATILGLLAYFFRSAIFLDAVAATAFGIYTFRVLLGYKQTRDRYQLLVNRTLYEKTVASGFGSIHFLLDASEQQQYKEAILVYATLLMAESDKVKSTKGIAHKCEAFMYDVFQEKVEMRVEKAIDTLLRLGLVVKNGVDEVNPIPCATASIILRNRWNTLIN; the protein is encoded by the exons ATGTCAGTATCTTCGCAGACTCTGCGCTACTGCTTCAGCCCTCtctcatcctcatcctcatcttCTTCCAATCACCAATGGCGCCGTGCTGCCTCCATTCGCtgctctccctctccctcgcTGCAGGAGCCTCTAATCCCCTCTCGAATTCAGCTGCATAAGCCTCTTCCGCCCTCGCCAAATGAAGATAACCCTAGCAATTCCTCCGGAATTCAGGTGCCGAGGCAGAGATACATCTCAGTTTCCAAATCCGAATTGCTAGACGCCATTGTCTCCTCTATGTTCCCCTCGCCGGAGGAAGCCactcaatttctctctctctccca aTGCTTGGATTCGATTCTTCACGCCGAACACAAAACCATTTTAGAGGAAATGAGATGTTACTATGATGACCTCACTCTTTCCGCCAAGACTAATGCTGATGATTTTCCACCTGTGACGAATGGAGATAGTGAACATGAAGGAGATGAGACTGACTCCAAACCCAACCTATCATTGCCCTTTGGTTTTACACTCGACTTCAATTCACTCTTCGATTTTTCATCCAGTAATGATGAGAGCAATTATATCAAGGCTTCCAG aactgCCATCCCAGGTCATTTTCAACGCTCTTTGATGAGACTGCTAAAAAATGCTGAGTTTGAAGAGTTGTCTCCCAGGGATTTGATGTTGACTTCTGCTCTAAATACTGATTATCTCCTCACATTGCCTATTTATGTTGACTGGAAAAGAGCATCACTGTCCAGTGTTATTGTATtcag GCGGGGATACACAACTGAGAGGCAGAAGGGCCTGCTAATTGCTGAAAAACTGGATTACTTGCAATCAAAGTTGTTGCAGAACATCATTTTTCTTATCGCTAAACCAATGGGGAGATTAGGTGTCTGGTTGGATGAG ATTTTCAAGAGCATTATACAGATACAAGATACAGCAGTTTTAGCCAAAAGATTTAAGCGTTGGCTTGACGACATGCCTCTTTCCCTGAAGTCCTATTCCtatgatggaaaaatatttgatgagCTTGAAGGAATAGACATCTTTTCCAGTGAGTTCCCAATCTGGGTGGCTGCACAGAAAGCAGTAACTCTTTATGAAGGAATTCTCTCAGAATCTGGTCCACGTGAGAGGCTCTTGAGGAAGTTTCTAGCATGGGTTGGCCTAGTACCATCAATTCCAGAGGAAGCATTTGACCTTCACTTGGACAATAGTAGTTCTGGATCCAATTTAAG TCCAAGTTTCCTACCAAGGATATCACTCAGTGACATATGGAAACCTGCATCCCCTAGATATTGTGGAAATGATATCAGGAAGATGTTAAGAACAGCCGTTTCAGTTCTATTCTCACGATCGATTCTCCAG GAGCCAGCATTCCAAGAATTAATCTTGCTATATACCGAGAACAATGAAGACAGTGAAACTCCAGGTCAAGCTGAGGTGCCTTCATTGCAAATGAAAATCTTTGAGAGAATTCCTATTCCAGATTTACCG GTTGTTTTCCCTCACAAGCAGCTGTCTTTCCGCATCCTTGATGCG GTACGGTTGGATGCTGCAACAATATTGGGTCTGCTGGCATACTTCTTCAG ATCTGCAATATTTTTGGATGCAGTTGCAGCCACTGCATTCGGGATATATACGTTTCGTGTACTTTTGGGATACAAACAAACACGGGATAGATATCAA CTTCTGGTGAATAGGACGCTGTACGAGAAAACAGTAGCTAGCGGCTTTGGAtctattcattttcttcttgacGCTTCTGAGCAGCAGCAA TACAAAGAAGCCATCTTGGTGTACGCCACCCTACTTATGGCAGAGAGCGACAAG GTGAAAAGCACCAAAGGCATTGCCCATAAATGCGAGGCGTTCATGTATGATGTTTTCCAAGAGAAg GTGGAAATGAGAGTTGAGAAGGCTATAGACACACTGTTGAGGTTGGGTTTGGTAGTGAAAAATGGGGTCGACGAAGTAAACCCTATTCCATGCGCCACAGCTTCTATCATTCTCAGAAATAGGTGGAATACTCTTATCAACTAA